In a single window of the Desertifilum tharense IPPAS B-1220 genome:
- a CDS encoding peptidoglycan-binding protein — MSYRFILLLVSCIPGWVVTPSLAQTAVLMPQSVELTLTQADPVREAMVIAQQASDRGKTAQTADEWADLADRWQQAADLMASVSPQSPQASLAQQKAAEYRRNREIAVQEEEKRRTQASNSVVSPLGPGSQGDRVRELQQGLQTLGYYAGAIDATYTESTLKAVSAFQQAQGLEVDGWVGQTTWDRLQRAQQPIVASSPSPSPRPQTQVKSQRRRNWVRWILIGAIAVTATGGFSLLLLKLLNRNRFEDEEEWEETEADEFLATAPPEGTMASDLPEKGEVQPPDSNGHHYSFFTPSEETPPPPTPDASLTPVEKVPIEETTRLAKINIVDELIQDLESPDRDRRRKAIWELGQRGASQATQPLVNLLLDSDSQQRSLILAALSEISIRTLKPMNRALAISLQDNNPEVRKNAIRDVTRLYELVTHVSQLMRYAAEDSDREVQETARWALNQLNRIRTTANSDQLPNWSDLENSMDRRSSDDEH; from the coding sequence ATGTCCTACCGTTTTATCTTGTTGTTGGTTAGCTGTATCCCTGGTTGGGTTGTGACGCCGAGTTTAGCCCAAACCGCTGTTTTGATGCCTCAGTCGGTTGAATTGACCCTGACTCAAGCCGATCCGGTGCGGGAAGCAATGGTCATTGCTCAACAGGCGAGCGATCGCGGAAAAACGGCCCAAACGGCTGATGAGTGGGCAGATTTAGCCGATCGCTGGCAGCAAGCGGCCGATTTGATGGCTAGCGTTTCTCCCCAAAGTCCGCAAGCGTCCTTGGCGCAACAGAAAGCGGCTGAATATCGCCGCAACCGCGAGATAGCCGTTCAGGAGGAAGAAAAAAGACGCACTCAAGCGTCTAACTCGGTTGTTTCGCCCCTAGGGCCTGGCAGTCAAGGCGATCGCGTTCGAGAATTACAACAGGGTTTGCAAACGCTCGGTTATTACGCGGGGGCAATTGATGCAACCTATACCGAAAGTACCCTGAAAGCCGTCTCAGCGTTCCAGCAAGCCCAAGGATTAGAGGTGGATGGCTGGGTTGGACAAACCACCTGGGATCGCCTGCAACGGGCGCAACAGCCCATTGTTGCCTCTAGCCCCAGTCCCTCGCCCCGGCCGCAAACGCAAGTTAAATCCCAGCGCCGACGCAATTGGGTACGCTGGATTCTAATTGGGGCGATCGCCGTGACGGCGACGGGGGGATTTAGTTTACTCCTGCTCAAACTCTTGAATCGCAATCGTTTTGAGGATGAGGAGGAATGGGAAGAAACGGAGGCGGATGAGTTTCTGGCTACCGCACCCCCAGAGGGGACAATGGCATCGGATTTGCCTGAAAAGGGCGAAGTACAGCCTCCCGATAGTAATGGCCATCACTATTCGTTTTTTACGCCCTCTGAGGAAACGCCCCCTCCCCCGACTCCCGACGCCTCGCTAACGCCTGTAGAGAAGGTGCCGATTGAGGAAACTACGCGCCTCGCTAAAATTAATATTGTTGACGAGTTAATTCAAGATTTAGAAAGTCCCGATCGCGATCGCCGACGCAAAGCCATTTGGGAACTCGGTCAGCGGGGGGCATCCCAAGCGACGCAACCGTTAGTTAATTTATTATTAGATTCGGATTCTCAGCAACGCAGTCTGATTTTAGCGGCGCTATCGGAAATCAGCATTCGGACGCTCAAACCCATGAACCGGGCTTTAGCGATTTCTTTGCAAGATAATAATCCAGAAGTGCGGAAAAATGCGATTCGGGATGTGACTCGCCTCTACGAACTGGTGACGCACGTTAGCCAACTGATGCGATATGCAGCCGAAGACTCGGATCGCGAAGTCCAAGAAACAGCGCGATGGGCTTTAAACCAATTAAATCGCATCCGCACTACTGCAAACTCAGATCAGTTACCCAATTGGTCGGATCTGGAAAATTCGATGGATCGCCGATCGTCGGATGATGAACATTAG